The segment atagttgttttaagagaaacatctataaaaaatatatatataatttgaCGGTTTAAATGGGCCTAACTTACTCAAAGGTACGTTCACATCTGTTGCGTAGTGTAACAGGGAACACTTTTTTCACCAAAGAGCATAGAAATACAGCAGCAGTTGACAACAGGAACGGAACCTTTAAAAGGTTGTGGGCACATCCTTCCAATGTTGCTAAACGTAGAGGGAAAAGCAGTACATGAACTGACAGTTGTGACGTCTATCGGTGTAGATCTGTGTCCATacttttaattcttaaaaaataataaacacttgTTTCGGCTCAGTGACTTTATTTATAGTGAACACAGTGAAACATACAGTGACATATATTAAAGTGGTTAATAAAAACAGTGCTTAAGGTTCTAAACTATACAAAACAATACTTACAGTGACTTTGCGTAATTGAGTTCTACCCTCTATTTTTAATAAGTGTCGGATATTCTCGTCTCTCTCGATTTGACAGACCGACGGCATAGACAGAGGGCTGATATTCTCGTTATCTGTCAACGATCGACATCGAgttaacagcgccatctagcgtgTGAACGGCGAATCACCTCAGACGCAAGTTACCTATTTGCCTACCATCATGCCTGGTGTCAATTGCCACGGTTGCGGTCGCTTTATGGTACCGGCAGAGGGCGCTAAATGTGGTAAATGCAAAATGGCGTACCACAGAGGGTGCGTAGGAGTTGTAGCAAAAGGCGTTGTCCCTGCAGGCTGGCGCTGCCCAGAGTGTAAGAAGAACCTGTTAAGGGACAATAGGGCGGATACTCCAGTCAGAGGTCTTGCGGAAAGCCCTCCCTGTTCTAGCACCAGCCCTGTAGAACATACAAGCGTGGTGCCGAGTTCACCCAACACCAGGACTGTTAGTTGTTCCAGCCCTTTACCTGAGACCGTCGGGCAACAATCTGCGAGTCTATCGTCTGTTCCTCCTGCGCCGCAAGCTGGCTCCGACTTGACTCTAGTGGAGGAGTTGAGGGCGATGCGTGCTGACCTTCTGGAGTTCCGCAGCAAGATGCTGGAGGAGATGATGGATCTTAAATTATCCATGCAGAGCTGCAATACCCGTATTGACGGCCTGGAGGCCAGAATTAATGCACTGGAACAGCGGCGGGAGACCTCCCCTTCCACACATTCATCCGTGGAGGGGATTGTGGAAGAATTAAGGAGGGAACTGAACGACAGGGATCAAGACCTTCTCAGTAATGACATCGAAATCTCAAATATTCCCGAGAGCACAGCTGACAACCCGGTTCACATTGCCAAGGTAATAGGCCTCAAGTTGGGGGTCACGCTGGAGGAACGAGACATCGTCAGTGCGGAGCGGGTGGGCGGTAGGCAGCTCAACGCCACAAGCTCTGCCGGTCCGGCGGTGCCGCGGCCGCGCGCCATAGTGGTACGCCTGGCGCGGCGCGATGTGCGCGACCAGCTGCTGGCGAGTGCGCGCGTGCGCCGGGGCGCGACGACTGCTGACCTGGACATGTCTGGCCCGCCGCAGCGTTTCTTCCTTAACGAGCGCCTCACTAAAACTAATCGCCGGTTGTTTCGGAAGGCGCGAGACGCTGCTAGCCTCTTCAGCTGGAGGTTTGTTTGGACGAAGCGAGGTCGCATACTGGCTAGGAAGGGCCCGGGTGACTCCACCCAAAGAATCCGCACCGACGAGGACATTGCTGCGATTATTGGATCTGTCAATGAAACAACTTGATTACtgtctgtttttattatttttgtcattgtgtGTGTCTAGCATTCATGAGTGGGGGAATATGCGTCACACTCTTTTCTATCAGGGGGTTATCATATTTTGCTTATATGGTGAGTCAAAATTGTTTCAAATCTatataactatattatataaaCACGTTAAATCTTACACTAACATTtcacaaaaattattattatatacattatatataGAAGCTATACACATTATATATCAAAGCTATATACACAAACAATATCTACaaaaactatatatattttatacaatagctatatacattatacacaaaaaactatatacagtacaaacaaaatctatatacataattaaatttacaGTACATAACAAATGCAAATGACTCCAGCTAAATACATCAAGTTTGGTTTGTTAAAC is part of the Helicoverpa zea isolate HzStark_Cry1AcR chromosome 26, ilHelZeax1.1, whole genome shotgun sequence genome and harbors:
- the LOC124643062 gene encoding uncharacterized protein LOC124643062; its protein translation is MPGVNCHGCGRFMVPAEGAKCGKCKMAYHRGCVGVVAKGVVPAGWRCPECKKNLLRDNRADTPVRGLAESPPCSSTSPVEHTSVVPSSPNTRTVSCSSPLPETVGQQSASLSSVPPAPQAGSDLTLVEELRAMRADLLEFRSKMLEEMMDLKLSMQSCNTRIDGLEARINALEQRRETSPSTHSSVEGIVEELRRELNDRDQDLLSNDIEISNIPESTADNPVHIAKVIGLKLGVTLEERDIVSAERVGGRQLNATSSAGPAVPRPRAIVVRLARRDVRDQLLASARVRRGATTADLDMSGPPQRFFLNERLTKTNRRLFRKARDAASLFSWRFVWTKRGRILARKGPGDSTQRIRTDEDIAAIIGSVNETT